The sequence CCATGTTAGTTTAAAGCTGAAGCTGTCTAATCAATAAATAACCAGGCACACCATGACCATATGTAACCTTTAATTAGACATAGCATATGAGAAGGAGagttacttttttattttgtagcagtactgcataaaaagaaaatatttcagcattaatTACATCATCATTTGGAGTGCAATGCAGTCCCTTTGAGCTGTGAAATCTTAATAGGAAATGATACCTTAGTTAAAAATGTGCAAGTGATTGTCTAACTTGTTTAATCAGATCATAGACAAAGGACAGATTAATATTGCCACAGAAATCAGATTTACCAAATCAGAAAATGTCCTTTCCAGatattatatgattctatgatcaaaACGTGGTGGAAATATAGTTATTTCAAAAGATGCCAGCAGAATCTAACAAACGCAGTTGTATTGTATGGATACCGTATGGATATTACGACAGAGAATTAACTGTGGGAGTGCTATTCTATCTTAATCTTTCAGCAGCCCTGTTTTATGGAGGCCCTGGATGCTCACAGCCAGAGATGGTGAAATGACAGAGAATCAACAAATGGTGAGATTAAATTCTGGAGAAAATAATCCTTATAGAAAACAGGTGCAGAAATGGAAGCTATTTGAACAGAGGAAGTGaggcttggtctttttttttttttttttgtctttttatcaatttaaaacattttcttctgtattaaaatgttttgaattacaATGCATGATAATGTTTAAGAGTATCTCTAATTTGTACCAGATATAAAATCACTATCAGCTCTtaaagagctgcagagagcactgCTTACTAAGACAATaacatattttaacattttaacatttttatttgcttaattacaaaaattaaaatatcctCAGAGTGAATTTTCCATTCCTAGCCCATACGTGATATTGTGTATAAGGCGAAAAAGAGTTGGAGTGAAAATGACTTTAAGGTGAAATTTGAAAAGTATACCTTCAGGTGCACAGTTTTGTTGATTGATGTTTGGGAGGGATGTTGCTATAGCTAAAACAGctaagaaatcaaaagaaaaattaatttaaaagctcATACTGACAAATGCCTTCGAAAGGCCCAGTGATTATTAGTTCTATTTACTGATTTAGAAAGATTTGTTGATCAGAGGATAAAAGAGATTGAAGCACATTCGACATATGGCCCAACActgcaaactttaaaaaacGTTGAAATGGTGCTCCAGTGCTTAGTTTTAAGCACCTGTGTAAGTTTTTGCAGCATCAGATCCACAGTTACATCTTCAACTTTTTACCAAAAGCTCAGCAGGTTAAGACAATCACTCCCCTTAGTGCAAGTCTTTAAAGACTCATAATTTGTACTATATTCTAACACGTGAAGTATCTTTTTATCATGTACTTTTTGCCTCTTGAAGATGGAGGCTGTAGCTGTACATATCTCTTGGAGTGCCATACCCCTGGCAGGCACCTTAaggaaagcctgcagaagaATGTCCTTCCCAGAGGCACCTGTAAATTTGCTAAGAATGAGGGCAATCCTACTCTCATGAGAAGGATTGTATAATTACAGTGACAATTTCAAGGAATTAAGGTTTCTGAAATTGTGGTTTATTACTGAAATTGTGTTTTTGTAGAAAACTGTATTCAAACTGCTTAAAAGTTTTAACCCACACTTGGTCTTCTTCCCATTtgtgcaagaaaaacaaaccacacacgAAGTTTGCTAATGCTAACAGCACTAGCATAACATTCATGCTGACAGCTTGGCATTGTTTCACACTGAGTTCACCCGAACCagtttgtttgaaaaaatatgtttttaaaacatttctccttccttcctgaagCTGCTCAGATCCTTCTCATCCACTCTTTATGCCCATTCATCCTCCTTTAGCATCGTAGATGCCTTTGTAACCTGGGACCTAACGAGATGAGGGCTTAGGTGAGGCTTCAGGAGACCTTTCATATGCACTTTTACAGGGTCGTGACAACTGAGGAAAGATGCTTGGATGTTTTGTGTGGTGTATAGGTGGAAAGAGGTGCTGGCTGATACATAGGGACATCCCACAGCTGTGGGAAACTAGAGGCATCTTCTTCAGCAAGATTATTGAGGTTTCTAGAAGGCCTTCAAAAATGGGTTGAGGACAATGTTTTTGCTAGTTGGTTGCATGccatatacttttattttctacaatacatacatacaaatgcCAGTGTTTTATGGATCAGTAGACATTCCAAGCACTGAAGAGAAGCAATTAAGTGTCAATATCCTCCATCTGTGTAACTAAAGAAAAAGTTTAAGAATATACTTATAAAACTCTAACCTGAGAAACTAAAAGATGCCAAGCAAATGActaaaaaacagaagtactggtaaaaaaaaaataaattgtacttCTATTGCCAAGATCATGTTTTACAATACACCCTGTGTTTACCTATGTGTGATATTTTCCTTATACAAAAATTAATCCTTTTCATACTAGCTAAATGCAAATGTTATTTATGCCAGAAGAAAAGCCATGAAAATCAGTTTAAAGTTATGCCATATCTACAACATAATACAAATTAGCACTGAACAGGTTCTGCTATATGCAAACAGCTGAATTAGATTTGCAGTTAATTGGGTTTATCAAATTGCTTTCCAGAAACGCTGTATTAcagtctgaaaagaaaaatgtacatatatgaTGTTTAATCAACACACATTAttacatatataattttaaatacatatagtaaatatatatatatatattaaatatatatactatatattaaatatatatatatgttaaatgTATATGCTATCTTCCAAACAGAAGATAGCAAGAAAAAAGCAGATCAATATAGGTAAAAagactattttaattttaatgtaaatatgaaaaatgaaaaacagcatatgTGTTTATTATTTAACATAGATATTATGATCACACTGACAATGTTCAGCCAGATCACGATCCTGTTTCACTAGgtactgtgaaaacaaaataaagaagtctCCCAATTAAAAACCTAACAGCCTGAAGACAAAACGTTCTGGCTACGAGATGAACAGGCAGGCATGGGAGAAAAGACcaacataaaaaatacagagagaatTCTTTAAGACCCCTTGCTCAATCTGTAGCCCAAGGGCTTTTGGAGGCCCACCAAAATATTCATGCTTAAGCCTACTTCTTCAGAAAGATAGATGAATTGCTCTGACAGTGGCATAAGTCATCTTTGTTTGTCGTAGACAGCTTCTAGATTTCATTCACTAGAAATTATAGTACAGCAAAGTTAAATCTTATTATTTTATGCAAAGTCAAGTTTATAGtaataggaagagaaaagaaatgttaaagtTATGGAAGAGAACATATGTCTACAAGACCAAGTGATAGGGCTCAGTGACTTTGGAAGTTGCTTCCAGATTTACAGTCCTAATGGGATTTGGtaatgttaacatttttctgccaatacttttttttttttttttttttttttaccatgacCTTAATTTTAAAGAGTTTATTATTtgctaaatttcattttgatatttaaaatggatttttgctACCTAGTTTGATTATCaaaaaatgcttgctttttaaatcacTGTTTGAATAGAAATATCAGATGCCAGCTGTCTCTTGATTTTACTGTTTGGCCACTTAATGCACTTGTGATCCTTGATTAAAATTAAGCTTGCTGATTTGAACATTCCAGCTCCAACCTACTGGTTAGTTAAAGAGGTATTTTATAAACCCCTAAACCCCCACTCATTTAAACTGTTTGaaaaccctttttttcttccaatcaCTGAACTTCTATTTGGTGATGTTATTAGCTCACCAGTCTCTACAGATATTCCACAAGATCTTAAGCAGAATGTCCACTACTTTATAGCTTTATGGCTCATAAAACATACAAGTTCAAATGCTTTGTTAAATGCACAACTATGGGCAGCCTGTGGGCAAAAATAATCTCCAAAGTCTGTTTAGTCAGCAGAAAAACTGCAGAGCACCAAACAAAGCAACATTACTGTAGAATTTTACAGCTACCTGTAGAAGAAAAGAGTGGATTTGTCATTTTTAGCTTATTCTATTTAATGTCTCTTTACAGTCAGAACTGGATGGTCAACTGATGAATTTTAGATCAAAAGGAGCCCTGGGGTTTCAACATCCAGTGAGGTGAGTTAAATCCTATCACTTCATATAGGGAAAGTAACAGTCTccaagaaaaaacatatttcttctaTGGAGAAGTATCAGTTTGTCTCTGCAGTGTTTCATTTTAGTCATGCAGCTTAACTACTCACCAAAGTCTGTAGATTTTTATCTGCCCACCAGGAAAGTTGCCCAGGCTgaacaaaacctgaaacaaTACtctaataatgaaaaaaaaaaaaaagaaaaaaaagccatctcaaaagaaataacattatCCTACCTGATCCAATTTATATTTGCATTGGAATATCCCTCTTTTTTACGagcatcattttttaaaagttgtagAAATTTAAATTGTATGACCTTTATCCCTTTGTCAAGTTAGTTGAAAACCAGCCAAAGTGGAACCAAGAGGAAAAGATGTGCATACGTATGCACACAAAACcacatgcatatgtatatagaCCACATAAATTTTACTTTAGTGGGAAAACAGGTGAAAACctgaaatgtaaattaatgCAACATATTTAAGATGTCAATACAAAACAAtatgaattttgaaaaaaatctctttcagcatccacctcctcctccacctggAGACACTAAAATCACTAAGATCAGCCTGTGTGCAAGAGTCAACCCACCCCAATCTTAATCTTGTGTTTTAATCTTAATTCCAAAATCCCAGAACATTCCTCTCACTTCCTGCAGTCACACGGGATACTTCCATTCTGTACtgagctgaaaaacagaacaaaaagtcTCAAACATGCATCATTGCCCTGGCAACATTTTATCAGGGAGGGACCTCAGGTAAATACAATACATGATATGCCCAAAGCAACTGAGGTAATTTAAAGTTAACAGTACCTTTTAAGTtagtaatttatattttaaaagacaggGAATCTCaggatttttctcccttcaaataaagataaaaatagattttagtAGTCAAGTTAGGTTAGCTGGGAAAGTGCCTCatggttttactttttctcttcaaatgttttcttatcAGACTATATTTGCCTAAGTCCAAATCCCAAAAGTTTCTTAATAACATCGGAGAAAAGGTTCTGGCTAGTTTTCCAGTGCAAGCTACAATTCATTTCTACAATGATGACACTGACtctgaggaagatgaagaagaaaccAGTTCAGCCTAATAATGAACAGTTGTCAGCCTTTATAAAAAAgtaaccaaaaaataaataaatcaagaaatcagaaaaggaaCTGTCACAAATGCATGGACAAACATCTGACTGAACAAAGAAACACATCAAAGCTTATGAAGACTATTTATAGCTATATAACCAAGAAGAATGAGTCAATGCAACTGGAAATTAAGAGGAAATCCTTTTGTGTTTTGAGAGACTTAAATAAAACcctgaaacttaaaaaaaagttgtaatgTTTTAAGTTTAGTTGATTAAAGCAATATTTGGATTAAGAATGTGAAGAGCACTGTCTTTGGTTATTCATTATTCTTTTACATTGCAGTCCggataaaatgaaaataggacTGATCATGAgggaaaataatataatatacaGCCCCATAATAACCTGAAGGCTTTGAAACACAATGTTTGTAAGAATTCAAGACCGGAATGATTTCAAATGCAAGACTATTGTTTATTAGCTCTATGGGAggacatttgttttttaacactGTATGC comes from Anser cygnoides isolate HZ-2024a breed goose chromosome 1, Taihu_goose_T2T_genome, whole genome shotgun sequence and encodes:
- the RIPPLY3 gene encoding protein ripply3 — protein: MEGAAADFSLRAAVDHVCHCSRDAQQHSLHPGEQPQSSPVLWRPWMLTARDGEMTENQQMSELDGQLMNFRSKGALGFQHPVRLYLPKSKSQKFLNNIGEKVLASFPVQATIHFYNDDTDSEEDEEETSSA